The window TACTCGTACCTTGATACCGTGTTAAGTTCATTTTCAACTGTAAATACAGCTTGACCGGATCCTTTGCTGACgtacttacaaatttatttgatgGACTTGACACAGTTGCACTACTCGACTGAGAAGACAGAATAGGGTTATAAGTACCACCCATTGATTGTCACGCTGCATCCCGTAAATGTAAACAACATATCCATCATCTGAAGGAGAAAGCCTGCGGTATGTAGGATAAACGTCATCACCAATCTGTTTTTCTCTCAGAAGAGGACGGGGATACTTCTTTTTGCAGGATCTGTACAGGGCCAGTATCTGTTGAGAGCTTCACACTGGCCGTGGATCATCGCTGACCTGAGAGCCTCATGAAAGGCAGGGTCTAGCTAGCTCTAAGCCAGGTATATCTGAACAAAACTTTTTCAATCATGGCTAGTTTTATCTTTTCTTTCAGCCAAAGGATAATGTGTTTACATGACCCAAATATTGACCATTTGGTAAGAAGTTTCATAAAATCTTTCACATTTAAGTAAAAAACCCGCGTAGTAGGAATCCTGAGTACACTAATGCATGTAGCGAGGCCTCCAGTGAAGCTTGATGGTAGCACTACCATCTTACGTAGCTGCGATACGATATCTGACCATCAGCTTTTCTCATGGCATCCTTCAAGTAAATATTGTCTTCACTTCCCAACTTTTTTGATTGGTCTGAATAAAGTATAATCTTTCCGTTTCTGTTTTTACGTacctaacaataaaaaattggttGAGAAGATTACGAAACAAAAGTGAATAAGGTTCTTCGCCTTCTGCTCCATCAACATGAATAGTTGAAATCTGTTACGGAGTGATCTTAAGTTGGTGTTTGGTGAGGATTTTAATGCAATTCCCATCTTTTCCACAGCAGAACATTAAAGGATTCTGAGAATTATACACTCGATGGAGCTCACTTATTACTATTAGTTCTTTGTCCCTGCTGTGAAAAACAACGTCTCGCTTTTCGAACACCTTATCAAAAATCAAGACATCAACTTCGTTAGTGGAAGTACTGTTGTAACTTCCTCTGTGAGCATTCAAAGGCTTTATGTCAGCACTGATAACTACCTGGAAAATCTTTAAGATCATTAGGAATAGACTCAACAGCAGCTTCGAAACCGCAGTCTTTACTTACTGTTACTGCACTGACTTTTTATATTAGTCATACGAGGAGAGTACGTAATGgttgaacaataatatttttagttcgaCTGTAgctaaaattgaaaactattatccAATAACAAACTTATTCACTTAAAGACTCATTTCACATAGAGGGAGCCCTAATACAAATAATTGTACTAACAGTAATACTCAGTTGACAATCGCATATATCGATTCACTGTAGATTAGCACCTTTTCCCGACTTTTAAAGGCACTGGACTATTTGAAACGTGATGTAATATAGATGTTAGTTTTCGCGCTTTGTAGTACCGATACAGGACAAACtacttagaaaataatttttattgcgaATATAACGTGTCATAAAAACAATCCATTAAGTTTTAGTACGACCCGTAATGCTATTTCAAAGAGTTTACAATGCGTGAGAAATCGTGTTTTTCGCGAGTTAGCCGCAATCCAGACCAAGTTTTTCAAAATCTATTCTTAGTGAGACTAAGACACAAGAGGAAGGTGTTCAAACTTTCATTGCAATCCGTTCTGTGGTTTTTGAGACTTCTTGAGGAGTGAGTGAGTGAATATAGATGCTTTATATAGCTGCCCTCAATTAACACGTGGCCTTGCCCAATGTACCATTCACTATGTGCGAATTTTTTTAGGTGTAATATTGTTacactaaatacaatgtttttgtctgcagcattaaaaaaatataaacatgtagtagtaggtatttaaaattagtaatgtaATGCATTGCAATTATCCTAAGTTTTATGGTATTTCActgtttttacgttttttatgtaTTAGTGTTTTCTACACCTGAAAAAGAGATTTCAATACATgctttttgttaaaatataacgaTGAAAAATACCCGAAATCATATTATAATCATTCATTGGAGTTATTATAGCCTTGCCTAGTTCAACTAGATTCACTAATCTTTTGACTTCAaactattgtttaatatataCCGTGGCTTGACTACTAACCCTTCGATGTCAATATCGTCTAGAATGGCTTCCTCGGCCTCTGACACGTCCTCGAAACTTTCCCCGAGGGATGGGATGCGGTGTGGAGGGTCACCGTCAGAGCTGATCACGTGCTGCTGAGGATACAGCAGTTTGAGACTATTGGGTACTGGGTTCTCGAGGCTACGATACCCACTGTCAGCGCGCAGCTGCTGCAGCCTGTGTACCTGCTGCTCGCCTGGACTGTCCGTATTGTCCGTTGTGCTCTCGAAACTCGTTGTTGCCTGCAATTGTTTTGCCATACAGAATTATCATACCGAATTAATTTTGTCACAGTTtagattatttcaaatattcatcCATTAACACAATAAGACCAAAATACGAACAATCATacttacaaacacaacacaaagattcaaaaaattgaaattttctaaatttaacctCTGAATTTAAACTtgataactatataaaaataaatgtacatagcAAAAAACCATCAAGATAGATCTTAATATAAAACGAATGCAGGCATCTTTGTCTTACTAAAATTGTTCTCTGGAATGCATGTGAAATGTGTAATCAACTAAAATAGCGGAAAAAGGTACGACGATCATGAACCAGAGACTTATAATATTGACTGAAGAATAATTCCGTCCCCGTTAAGAAGACAACCAATCAGAATAATTATAATGGTGTAAAGAGAAATACAAATATTCCAAAGGTAAGAGaaattaaaagtgtacttgaatCGGTTTTATGATAATCAATATTCAACAAAATGAGTGGAAACATAAGTACCCGAAAATACAAAGAACTTAAATAATGTAATCTTGTATAACCTAAAAtccaataaatactttaattactcATTTAGATTTGCTGATTAACCAGAAAAGTTTTCATATACACTAAAGTTAATATTATTGCTAgtgtaatactattttatttggTGTAgtaataactaagttaataactGCTTAAATTCTATAGCACAATtaagagtaaattaaataaattaacgtatGATTATCAACTCATTATTTTTTCACTTGCTACATactgtgaaaatataaaatttattgcctCTTTGGCCTATTAATATTGGTCGCCGTGTCGTgagtgaatatatttataacatgagttactaatataaactatacgtttttgaataatttgttcatatgactGGAATCATTACACCAAATCTGTTAAATAAAGAAAAGGACAGTTGTACATAATGGTCATTACACGAACCCATTGAGGGTAGCTATTGTAATAAAGGcatgtttaattatttctatCATTAGGATAGAAAATACTAagtctaatattataaatggcaATACTTTAGTGTgctagtattataatatttattaactttttagttGTATCAGTTACCCaaagattaaaagtttttaataaatacgtCATATTTCATAAGTAAGTAATTTTTGACAATGGCGGTTAATTTCATACGGGCGATTGTCACTAATATTTGGCATcgttaaatgtttcaaaacacaAAAACCTGCATTTCGGTGCCTACAATATTGTATCTTCCTCATCTCCTCCTATTGTATCTTGTCTATAAAAGATACAAAACATCAGCGCTGTGACACGACTCTCAGGATTCACATCATACCAGTTGTATATCAGTTTGAATCAGCCACTAAGCctaacataataaaacacacacacacacacacacacacacacacacacacacacacacacacacacacacacacacacacacaaacacacacaaacacacacacactaactCACGATGTGACGTTCAGCATTCAAGACCAAAGAAGTATAATCCAAGTTGGCAATCCTGTCACCATTCATCGAGCACCACATACAATGTGTACGAGTATAATGGTTTACCTACCTGGTCTAGACGACTTGCGTCCGTCGAGGACTCTTCGGTGTCTACCGTGTCCATGGAATCGAAGCTCGTATCCTCCAAGGAGGTTTGTCGGCCGACTGTCCCGTGCCTCCGCGCGTTTCTCGCTTCCATCTTGCGCAGTCGCCAGTTGAGAATGTTGCGGTAGTTCTGCCGTCGCGTTTCGTAAGACGGCAACTGCAGTAAATGAGGTGGGAACCTGGTCTCCTCGAGAAGAGGCTCTGTATTCGACTCGAACGACGTCGTGTGACTGCCGGGTGCCTCTGGATCTGGAAGATGACATCTCGCATGATACAAAAAAGGAGGTATAAAATCAGGAATATTTAAGGGTTTCGTGTGCTAAGGTTGGAGAAAGAATAAATAACTCCAGATCCTACTTAACTACAAATATCTCTTGACATTTACGAATTCATTGTAGTGCTTCAGTACATGGCAAACAACTGCATCTACATTGACTGCTGTTATCAAATCTATTCAAGGGGTGTCTGGTAATGTATGAAACCTTTCGTACGACACCTACAACAGTGTTACAAAATAGTGAAtttgtgtattttcaatataacggtagtgtgttttgaaaatataggTAGTTATaacaccatttccataattttagAAATGGATAAGTTTTATTAAACCAAGGAATTGTTCTCTCATTGTATTTGAGTCTGCATTGACATGACATAACTCGTGAGTACTCATTTTATTCTGTCTAAGAGTAAACTGCATTCAGGGAAAAAGGATTCTCGGTAAATGCCAAACACCAACCGAACATGTTTGCTGTGCACAATGTTAGAGTTAGATTATTGTGAGAGATAGGAACCTCTGGCCCAGAGCAGTTTATCATCGTACAGACTAGGCTCACATGACTATTTTTTACCTCACCAAATACCATGCCCGAACCGAGACCAAACACACGTACCTCATGTCATAATCTTAGTAGCTTACTCCTCGGTTGCTAACATCAAATGATTGTATATAGTGTTATTGAGTATCCAGTTTAAATTTTGTCACCAACGCAGTCGgttataataagttaataaattttgtattgacTGATGACAAAAACAATTCAGTATATCTAATGGAATACTAGGTGGATTTCAAACATCGCGCaggtataatataaaactttaaaaatgtacagctgattgtataaaatgtagtgttttatttgaaagttttttcaaataaacagtAGTAGGgcttataaagtaaaacacttttacatttttttaatcattgctCGATGTTTACACCGAGTTTCAAAAATCCAacgattttaaacaattataaacatttcatccATATTCTTAAACTGTTAGTTCATTCTTAATACAATATTTCTGATATTtcctttattgattttaatttagcaCCATGTAAATTTAGTACAACTTGTAGTTTTGCAAACGTATTTTCAGATCAATAGTTAGAACAATAAACAAGACAATAAAATACACGTTATTACACCACAACCATCACACATCTTCATAATCTACATCTTCATTAGTTTATAAAACGGTGACCAGATTTTACGCTTATAAAATGTCAACATTAGCTTTAGGTTCTTTATATAGCATCCACGGAAGTATGTAgactttaataatttgaaatacaagACTCTCGGTAACGTGTTCAGCCGAACCTTACGTTACATTCACTATTGATTTCCATATCTAAACTTGTGGTAAGATGGGACTTAGAATGGTGAAAGGTTTCATGTCTTGAGTTTCTTAGTAATAGCAAACGATCATTATTCTTTAGTTCCATCTTAGTGCCCGTTTAGATAAGACAATCAGGAATGACGCAAGGTTCAAACTTGAACATATTGCCGATCGGCTACTACTTTTGAATACAAATACTACGACTTAATATAGgaatatatattaacataacCAATCGTAAAatcattcttaaattattttcaggtaTTCTGAAGGATATTCGTGCCATATTTTACATCAATCGAGCCAGCAACACACCGTATTTAGCTTTTCGTTTACGAAAGTTCaattaaccaaactaatatatacATTAAGTGTGTTGCTACTAAGAAATTGAATAGCCAATAATATGTATGTTTTGAACTTCGCAAGTACTCAGGAAAGACTTTATGGGGAATTTCGATGGTTCAGTACAGGCccgcaaaaacattaaaattaaatttgtgaccGTTGCTCATAAGCACAATAGATTATGATTATCATATGTAATGAAATATCAGAATGCCAAACCTTTATTCCATGAGGGGAAACAGCTAAGTAAAGCGTTTCGTATACTAATAGACTCCTGAGGTCGTTAGAGAGTGTGCAAATATTGCCTTCAGTTATGGCACCCCAGGATTAGGGCCAAGACAGACTCCTTATATATAAAGGATCCCTGTAGGTATGAATTAATGACTAAGAAAATCGtagctctttaaaataattttataccaaGTATGAAGCCCCTAAGTTATGATTACCTTGCCATCTCGTTCTACTTCCCTCTGAAAAGGAACGATACTTCCTAAGATACTACTTAAGGCATTTCTATTGATGAAAATACTACACGAAAATGTATTTTTCGAAGAAAGAAGCAAAATGTTCAGTTCTAACGACATTGTAAGCGGGTTAGCTTAACTTTTTTCTGCAAACAATATAATAGGTAACTGACCACTTATATATAGTGTTTATCCGAGAAAGGTCATAGACAGAGATGAATAAAGCTAGTAGTGGGAATAGAGAAGATTAAGAAATTCTTATACAGGAAAGGAGAATTAGTGACAGACAATATGGTTTCCAGGAGAGACGAGTTACCATTGAGGTACAGAAGAAATAGAGCGGGAAGTGTACATGTTACCAAAATAAACTGAGTATAGTATAAGAAAGTGGTAGTTcctactaaaaaatttaaagagtgaTATGAGATGTTTCAGAGACGATTGGTGGAGGTGCATTTAAGAAAGTTGATGACTAGGGGTGCCCAGGGTTCTTACATAGGGCCACTATTATGGGATATTTCCTGCAAACGGAGTGTTGGGGATAAACTTTGGAGATGATGTTGAGAGAATGGTCTACGCAAATGACCAGGTCAGGTGTTGGTAAATGAGAACAGGAATAGTTTGGAAAGAAGAGCCGCGAAGGTGTTTCGGAAAATACGGATGTGGCGCAAGGAAAGAAAGGTGAAGGTTAAGGGAGAAGTCGATGTATCTGATGTGCAATGGAgcatttgaatgttaaatttttgtgtatatGGGAAATGAAGACCTTTGACCTATTGGTTTTGGGATAAATTTAGGAGTGGTGGTTCTAATTTTAGTGGGTTCACTCCAAATATCCATAGGTCGTCAAGTATgcaatgaaattgtaaaaatagattttattcacaattttacTATAGCAAAAAACCTTTATGTACAAtcgcaaatatgacaaatttGCGCAGTTACATACAATTCAGTAGATGTTGAACTAAGCTATTGGCCTCATTCGTCTACAGAGTTAATCTATATAGTGTACTGTACCATATGACCTACCAGGTGATTGGTCAGGGGATGGGGGAGCGGGTTGAGTGGGTACGGACTGGTGCTTCACACTCGGCTTCTTGCTGTCCTCGTCTTCCTCTAGGGTCGCCCTCAACTGCCACAATCTCCGGTATTGTTGCTGAAACATCAGCCATATCAGACACTACATCTGtaatttcacattattattattatatctataataatgataatatgaaCTTTATCAATTTTACCACTGATTTAAAGCAAACATCCGAGTAAATATATGAGAATAATGAGATGCTATTAAATCTTTGGTCTAATTTAGCATCGTTTTGTCTCATTTATCTTTTTAACCCAAGAAATAAGTTtgtataactgaaataaaagttgtCTGCATCCTTGAaagctgaaaaataattttaaaatatatgcaaaatatcttcaaaaatgtatcctaaatatttcaaatccgATTTGAAATTCTGCGTGTCTCATAGAACTAACGTGACAtgatatagaatattattatttcattttaattaattgcaaatGCAATGTATATGTCTAATACAAAAACATGTggtcaaattatttcaaataacttgCTACACACAATTGAAATTACCGTTAAAAATAGAAATGCGATAAACATTAATATTGCACTATTAGTAAAGCCCCTACATTACAGTGAAAAATAtgacataattaaaaatgttttgggatTTTTCTGGCATGCaaaaggttaattaaaaaaatatggggCTATTTGTAGTTACATAACAAATGTTGAATACATAATAATTGCGTTCTGAATTTTAGATGCTTTGTAAATACTTACTCTCATATTTTCCCTGTCAGCCTCCAAATGCACCATTATTTCATCCTCCACAAAGTAGTCCACACAGTTATCTACACTGACCTAGAGCGTAAAAACAGTAGTCAGTATAACTGTCATTTAGTCAGTATTCTAGTAAGATACAGACAGACTAGAATATTAgagaatcaaataaattatacatatatataaatatatatacgtaATACGTAATTATGCATATAGAGAGATAACTCATTTGGAAATGGTTACATTTGTTatgattttcaattattttgtatttgatcgtTTCTGTCACATGTGTTTAAGTagataaccaaactaacataagaACGGAAGACCGAaaacctgtcaaacgacttttagaataagtaaaattagtataaattgcaaatatatataatgtttttggaatgttttttgttgtttgagttcttacctactttttatatcataatttatgtaaatatttatacaatttatatttatctgaagaagtttACTTAGATgcaagaaaatttataaatgttttgaaccaatatatagtgagtggtttatttgttggaagagaataacctgtttctgtgtGTATATTAAAAGGAATTATTATTATGGTTCAAGATTTCTCCTtacaatttgtttcttttttatatccTGAGTCCTAATTTTTATCGATATTCTTGGTaatgagtaaatattattttgaaacttaattgttCACTATTGCAACAgtgcataataaaaattaaccaacACCTTTTCAGATAGGTTTAACATGTAAATCCCGTCTACTTAACACAGTTTCAATATAAGAATCTATTTTGATTGCGAAAATCAAAGGGTTTGAGGTCATTCTGCAACAGATAGAAAGTAAGAGAATACCATACAGATTTCGTATTTTGAAATTACCCATTACATAATGTTAATAAACGTTTTGAAATACTCATTTGGTTTGTTAAAAGATATCTAAGCTTAGTTCAAACTTTCTTTATTGCTTTCTTTTTTAGTGGGGTTCTTATtcacacattattttttaaccGCCTTAATAACCAAACTACCGAATTTATCTTTAAGATATTTTCGTTTTCTGATACCTTTTACAAACATATGAGATATCAATTAAAGAGCTTCCAGGttactaagtaataataaaagtgtaaaattagcTGTATGATTGTTGAGTTCTTATATTTATAGTCtgcttgtttatataaaattcaatagaTTGATAAAAAACTGCACAATTAATTGTAACtgaaatttccaaaaattatatataagaatCATAGTAATTGTAAAGGGTTTAAAATGATGGGTTACAATATACAGCATgctacttatataaaaatgaccGAAGAGTTAAAATGGTGTTAATGTATTATAGATGTAGTACCTTCGTAAGAGAAATAATGGCCTGAATTTGGGTTTTTCCACcaagaattataattttgtatgaggTTGAAAAGTGGGGCTGGGATTGGAAGGATTTTGGATTACCAagagattaattttaaatctctatTAAGTATAATAATCATCTAACAAGCAATATAAGCACGTTTCGAGAAGTGTATGAACACCACATAtggacaaatttaaaatgaattccacaatatatatagtttgtaatttttgttatcatattcAGTTACGTCCTGTAAGCTCCCAAAATGTTGAATGAGAATCTAGTTCGCGTCACAAACAAGTCTTGAAACACTTTTGTTAGCCTGCCACAAACAACTCTGTTCATCTTATATCAACATCAGCTCCTTGTGTAATCGTTTACTTtcattataatagtattatagaaGAAGAAATCTCATATTCATCACAGAAGTCTGCCCCCTCGTACAAAATTTCTGCGAAAATCGGCCTGGTCTGAAAACTGAAGATATAGCAAAATGCCACGGGACAAACACGCCAAGTACCCTATGTTATTCATAAACAGGATATAGTCTTCCGCTATTTAGGTAAAGTTTTTAATACGTAAAGAgaaaacaattacattataaatacaaggcagtattttcaattttaagtttaaaatctcCACTTcttgtattttactgtaaacGTATTCGTTTTAAAAGTTACGAGGATGCTTCCAGTGAATGTGGCGTTTAGCCATTTCTTACACTATAATTGACTAGGTGAAAACAGACAAGTTGTCAAACTCTAGTTAGATGTAACATAGTTTGCTGTCTGCATATGTTACTTATCGCTTTTTAtccaaatgatataaaaatgtcAGATAATTTCCAAATACTTGTATAGAGATTGAGATGGTTCGGGTGCCGATGATAACTAAATGTCTTTTTATTGCACAATGTATTAAtcgattgaaaataaatttgaataattaaaatagtgtcaatatagaattaaaaatgttaaaaagcttaaaaaggaataatatattttcaatgaaatgtaatttaataaggACATTACATGTTTGTAAACTAAAATGATCAGGGGAGGCACCTTGAAGGCTGCGgctgtgaaaataaaaaagaaattaattttgtttcttctttgtaattatttgaaaataattgttgatattaatcatcaaatgtattttatattcagtacatacatgaaattttatttgcTTTCATATACTGAATTAATCTATTGcatttgtttagatttttgtactattataataactgttttGCACAATAAATCAACTAGTTTGTATTCtcaatatattattcaaacttAAAGGCAGCAGGCAGGAGAAtctccaatattttattatatcaatctATATTAAAGACTAAGCAATTGTATatcatttgtaataaaacaaaaattccaGAGCTAGTGGTTTGTTAcatgatatgttttatttaatactaataacaaaATTGTCTGTGGAAGGGATGCAGATAAGACATCTCATAAGAAATGGTAGCCGTAGAAATTAGCAAAGATGCATGGTATTAATgttgtttgtttaaataatcatGCTGAAATAATCAGGATAACCCAGTTACCATAGGGATGTTCAAAAACATAGAGAAAATTCCACTCCTACTTCTTCTTCCAAATGAACGTCTAGTTACGGATGTTTTAATGTACGGGCTTTTACCTTTTGTGGAGCATCGTTAAAACGTCCTTGGGAAAACGAGTTACCAATCTGCATTTTTTTCTTATGTTGCTGAAAAAAATATCCTGGATCTAGAAGTTAACTATCCAAATGTTTTCCTTATTTATGACATATAACTCTCTTATTTATCTAAGACTGTAGTGACGAAGCAAGAAGACATGACTGGACATTTGCTTCTATTGGTCCGAATAAACCTTTTCCACATTTTAAGACTAAACATCCTGATTTGACATCAAGACaacttcttttttcaaaaaaagagaCGATTCTCGTGTTTTTATGTACTCAACACTAAGAGGACCTATTTGATTCTAGAACAGTGACTGATTACTAATGGTTACTCAAATACCTGAATATTATATTCACATTGGTTCTTGAAGATCGCCTCTTATAATAGGAGATTTAATGTTTGAAAACCAAAACTGTTCAATGCagatgaaaaataaactattatcatACCTCCTCGAGACTGCCAGTATCATTGTAGCGCACTTTGCTTAGCCGGCTAGAGTCCTCTTGTTGGGCTCTGGAGTGCTCTTGTCTCCAGAAATCCAGGCTGGTCTCCAGCTTGGTCCAGTCAGTGCTGGAAGCTCGCCACGGGACACGTTGCTCGCCTTCACCGTCTACTTCTTCTGATCGTTCCCAGTTCCTATGTTCCCATGCGAAAAGATTTAATAATCgaacacaaaacataaaaatacgaaTAATTCTAGGTGTTGTTTCGTTTAACTCaacataattttaacaatattacgTTACTGTTCTACTAATTTAGTCttctttaattacataaaaatcattataaatgtttaaatacgcTTACATAAGTTAGTTTgatcttaaaaaaatatcaaatttgtgGTAAAGgtaatttcttaagaaataatcgtcatgattaaatatttttttacaaatagaaaTCTATATATACTGTATCGACCCACGA of the Homalodisca vitripennis isolate AUS2020 chromosome X, UT_GWSS_2.1, whole genome shotgun sequence genome contains:
- the LOC124369165 gene encoding uncharacterized protein LOC124369165 isoform X2, which encodes MCPPCRAYTEMWFCCQIWQCSVKSCFSPSVPFDMQWKGWTHVVYPSSSAETNSRSLTFLETRLVDDHVKTNIFLHRQKSSTHHSPPVTCFSKPNPEAVECEVAVEIHPGPNVNSSSSLKGGQPPLIRHASVSSLDPCHAVSKGNWERSEEVDGEGEQRVPWRASSTDWTKLETSLDFWRQEHSRAQQEDSSRLSKVRYNDTGSLEEVSVDNCVDYFVEDEIMVHLEADRENMRQQYRRLWQLRATLEEDEDSKKPSVKHQSVPTQPAPPSPDQSPDPEAPGSHTTSFESNTEPLLEETRFPPHLLQLPSYETRRQNYRNILNWRLRKMEARNARRHGTVGRQTSLEDTSFDSMDTVDTEESSTDASRLDQATTSFESTTDNTDSPGEQQVHRLQQLRADSGYRSLENPVPNSLKLLYPQQHVISSDGDPPHRIPSLGESFEDVSEAEEAILDDIDIEGCPIQRHSCAESELDEGVAGLRSPPYSLYESTSWDGRRKPGGQPTSKKRRDLGGSAEYTRDYSVDEKSDALFREFSRCEVDSKRHHRLTAYRRLRGPYPYPKLNEPQADCVLGFSLIDDEVTLASVPIIRVAPDEDSSDHV